From Pyrenophora tritici-repentis strain M4 chromosome 1, whole genome shotgun sequence, the proteins below share one genomic window:
- a CDS encoding Icd, Isocitrate dehydrogenase, whose translation MKAATTAPGTLRAATSLARLPRQQTCRFATRCLASRTVATSAQLSSRRRSANSLSATTPSLYTRIGQFRMASSTGISKIKVKNPVVELDGDEMTRIIWQVIKDKFIHPYLDIDLKYYDLGLPYRDETNDQVTLDAAEAIKKYSVGVKCATITPDEQRVEEFKLKKMWLSPNGTIRNHLGGTVFRAPIVIPTIPRLVPGWKQPIIIGRHAFGDQYRAKDRVISGEGTLEMVFTPKGGKPEVIKVYDFPAEGGVAQTQYNTTESITGFAHASFKMALDKKLPLYMSTKNTILKAYDGKFKDVFQAIYESQYKKDFEAAKIWYEHRLIDDMVAQMIKSEGGYIIAMKNYDGDVQSDIVAQGFGSLGLMTSTLITPDGKTFEAEAAHGTVTRHFREHQKGNETSTNPIASIYAWTQGLAKRGELDNTPELVVFAEQLEKACVDTVDIDKIMTKDLALACGKKDRASWVTTNEYLDAVERRLKSSLKEKL comes from the exons ATGAAGGCTGCGACCACTGCGCCCGGTACTCTTCGCGCTGCGACATCTCTTGCACGACTTCCCCGACAACAGACTTGCAGATTTGCGACACGCTGCTTGGCTTCCCGGACAGTTGCGACATCGGCCCAGCTTTCAAGCCGACGACGAAGCGCAAACAGCCTTTCAGCCACGACACCTAGCTTGTATACGCGCATTGGTCAGTTCAGGATGGCGTCTTCTACGGGAATCAGCAAGATCAAGGTCAAGAACCCGGTGGTGGAGTTGGACGGTGATGAGATGACCAGGATTATTTGGCAGGTTATCAAGGACAAG TTTATCCACCCATACCTCGACATCGACCTCAAATACTACGACCTCGGACTTCCCTACCGCGACGAGACCAACGACCAGGTGACTCTCGATGCCGCCGAAGCGATTAAGAAATATTCAGTCGGCGTCAAATGCGCCACTATTACGCCGGATGAGCAGCGAGTGGAGGAGTTCAAGCTCAAGAAGATGTGGCTGTCGCCAAACGGCACCATCCGAAACCACTT AGGAGGAACCGTCTTCCGCGCGCCCATTGTTATTCCCACCATCCCCCGCCTCGTACCCGGCTGGAAGCAGCCCATCATCATCGGCCGTCATGCTTTCGGCGACCAGTACCGTGCAAAGGACCGCGTCATTTCTGGCGAGGGAACACTAGAAATGGTATTCACACCCAAGGGCGGCAAGCCAGAGGTTATCAAGGTCTACGATTTCCCTGCCGAGGGCGGCGTTGCGCAGACTCAGTACAATACAACAGAGTCCATCACCGGTTTCGCGCATGCATCCTTCAAGATGGCGCTCGACAAGAAGCTGCCGCTGTACATGAGCACCAAGAACACCATTCTCAAGGCATACGATGGAAAGTTCAAGGATGTTTTCCAGGCCATTTACGAGAGCCAGTACAAGAAGGACTTTGAGGCAGCCAAGATCTGGTACGAGCACCGCTTGATTGACGACATGGTCGCCCAGATGATCAAGAGCGAGGGTGGCTACATCATTGCTATGAAGA ACTACGATGGAGACGTGCAGTCCGACATTGTTGCCCAAGGTTTCGGCTCTCTCGGCCTCATGACATCCACCCTCATCACCCCTGACGGCAAGACGTTCGAGGCTGAAGCCGCCCACGGTACCGTCACCCGCCACTTCCGCGAGCACCAAAAGGGCAACGAGACCTCAACCAACCCCATCGCCTCCATCTACGCCTGGACACAAGGTCTTGCCAAGCGTGGTGAGCTGGACAACACACCAGAGCTCGTCGTATTTGCCGAGCAGCTTGAGAAGGCTTGCGTTGACACGGTCGACATTGACAAGATCATGACCAAAGACTTGGCGTTGGCTTGTGGGAAGAAGGACAGGGCGTCTTGGGTTACTACCAACGAATATCTTGATGCTGTAGAGAGGAGGCTGAAGTCGAGCCTGAAGGAAAAGCTATGA